A single genomic interval of Rosistilla ulvae harbors:
- a CDS encoding carcinine hydrolase/isopenicillin-N N-acyltransferase family protein has protein sequence MMRSRLLTVMLPLLLLLTENGMVAQTLACTTAVISGSATPDGRPILWKNRDYGSRLHNEMAEITGGKFKAIAVVNAGSRSSVWMGVNEAGFCIENSLSKDLKIEGKTSGPGNGTLMRMALQTCATVADFEKLLKETNTTGRATIANFGVIDAQGGAALFETGPKQYKMFDANDPKIAPRGYIVRSNFATTAQELGANPSPVELSDVSSSDRYLRACGILELTASDGISVEEVLRQCARDLSDENGNPLPGSVNGKPGTLPTRIATKNTISRTTTVSAAVFHGVRPGEDPRLTTMWTMLGDPKFTIAVPSFVVAGVADDLTDERGGEIGEIAITLREWSLTPDKEAIYSDLLPGIWSDLWALEDRLLTTTLRAKQRWSQGKAPVQEIKKLHNEAAHAAMQAMSKELQEAKTIALAKPAPKPPVFNDSSFATSSN, from the coding sequence ATGATGCGATCCCGCCTTCTGACAGTGATGCTTCCGCTCTTGTTACTGCTTACCGAAAACGGCATGGTTGCCCAAACGTTGGCTTGCACGACGGCTGTGATCAGCGGAAGCGCAACCCCCGATGGCCGTCCAATCTTGTGGAAGAATCGCGACTACGGCAGTCGGTTGCACAACGAAATGGCGGAGATCACCGGCGGGAAATTCAAAGCGATCGCCGTCGTCAATGCGGGCAGCCGATCGTCGGTCTGGATGGGTGTCAACGAGGCGGGTTTCTGCATCGAAAATTCACTCAGCAAAGATTTGAAGATCGAAGGCAAGACGTCGGGCCCCGGCAACGGCACCTTGATGCGGATGGCGTTGCAAACGTGTGCGACGGTCGCCGATTTCGAAAAGCTACTGAAAGAGACCAACACGACGGGGCGGGCAACGATCGCAAACTTTGGTGTCATCGATGCTCAAGGCGGAGCTGCGTTGTTTGAAACCGGGCCCAAGCAGTACAAGATGTTTGACGCCAACGATCCCAAGATCGCCCCACGCGGCTACATCGTTCGCTCCAACTTTGCAACGACCGCTCAGGAACTCGGCGCGAATCCGAGTCCCGTTGAACTGAGCGATGTCTCGTCGAGCGATCGCTACCTGCGAGCATGTGGAATTCTCGAACTGACAGCTTCGGATGGCATCTCGGTCGAAGAAGTCCTTCGGCAATGCGCTCGAGACTTGAGCGACGAAAATGGCAACCCGCTGCCAGGTTCGGTCAACGGCAAGCCGGGAACATTGCCCACGCGAATCGCAACCAAAAACACGATCAGCCGCACGACCACCGTCTCTGCCGCCGTGTTCCATGGCGTCCGCCCCGGCGAAGATCCTCGCCTGACCACGATGTGGACGATGCTGGGCGATCCCAAATTCACCATCGCGGTCCCATCGTTTGTTGTCGCGGGCGTCGCCGATGATCTGACGGACGAGCGTGGTGGAGAAATTGGAGAGATCGCAATCACGCTTCGCGAATGGAGCCTAACACCGGACAAAGAAGCGATCTACAGCGACTTGCTGCCAGGTATCTGGAGCGATCTGTGGGCCCTCGAAGATCGTCTGCTAACAACGACACTTCGCGCCAAACAGCGGTGGTCCCAAGGAAAGGCACCGGTGCAGGAGATCAAAAAGCTACACAACGAAGCGGCCCATGCCGCGATGCAAGCGATGTCGAAGGAACTGCAAGAAGCGAAAACCATCGCCTTGGCGAAACCAGCCCCCAAGCCGCCAGTGTTTAATGATTCGAGCTTCGCCACCTCCTCGAACTAA
- a CDS encoding BPL-N domain-containing protein — translation MKRSTATFPEALLGSITTLCQLMLFCVLVATGIVRAESLPGTDRDTLIRVAIYDHSDGSANGPKNLKRILVRDAGFDAVRVTPQEIQKGILEKFDVLIMPGGSGSKQAEKLGEEGREVVKSFVRSGGGYVGICAGSYLASSQYTWSLGIVNARVWDRSHWARGTGTVSLGLSPSGRNVLKSKASELEVYYGQGPLLIPHDNPELPGYEVLATYETEIAKKGAPVGAMVGTHAIVRTMFHDGRVLCFSPHPESSGGPNSIMVEGIRWAGSKPRN, via the coding sequence ATGAAACGTTCAACCGCTACCTTTCCAGAAGCTCTCCTTGGTTCGATCACAACTCTCTGCCAGTTGATGCTTTTCTGCGTCCTGGTCGCCACCGGAATCGTCCGCGCAGAATCGCTGCCGGGGACGGATCGCGACACGCTGATTCGCGTTGCGATTTATGACCATTCCGACGGATCGGCCAACGGCCCCAAAAACCTGAAACGGATCCTGGTCCGCGACGCAGGATTCGATGCGGTCCGCGTGACTCCGCAAGAGATCCAAAAAGGCATCTTGGAGAAGTTCGACGTCTTGATCATGCCGGGTGGATCGGGCAGCAAGCAGGCTGAAAAGCTGGGCGAAGAAGGACGCGAGGTGGTGAAGAGCTTCGTCCGGTCCGGCGGCGGCTATGTCGGGATCTGCGCCGGATCCTACCTCGCATCGTCTCAGTACACGTGGTCGTTAGGAATCGTCAACGCGAGAGTTTGGGATCGCAGCCACTGGGCTCGCGGAACCGGAACCGTCTCGTTGGGGCTCTCTCCGAGCGGACGCAACGTGCTGAAATCGAAAGCCTCCGAATTGGAAGTCTATTACGGCCAGGGCCCACTGTTGATTCCTCACGACAATCCTGAACTTCCGGGCTACGAAGTCCTAGCAACTTACGAGACCGAGATCGCGAAGAAGGGTGCCCCAGTGGGTGCCATGGTTGGAACTCACGCCATCGTGCGAACGATGTTTCACGACGGGCGAGTTCTGTGCTTTAGCCCGCATCCCGAATCGTCCGGCGGCCCCAATTCGATCATGGTCGAAGGGATCCGCTGGGCCGGCAGCAAGCCACGGAACTGA
- a CDS encoding VOC family protein, with protein MGFTVTKSMGMGVPVPHFGIVLDMQRWSALADRLKSKGVEFVIAPYIRFQGEPGEQGTMFFYDLSGNAIEMKGFNDMNALFAK; from the coding sequence GTGGGATTCACTGTAACGAAGTCGATGGGCATGGGGGTGCCGGTTCCACATTTTGGAATTGTCCTCGACATGCAGCGTTGGTCCGCGCTCGCCGATCGATTGAAGTCAAAAGGTGTTGAGTTTGTGATCGCTCCCTATATCCGATTCCAAGGTGAACCTGGCGAACAGGGAACGATGTTCTTTTACGACCTGTCGGGAAACGCAATCGAAATGAAGGGTTTCAACGACATGAACGCGTTGTTCGCAAAGTAG
- the ggt gene encoding gamma-glutamyltransferase, with protein MTRVVVTLFAAFLFSGVANAQAKFPLPDRTPVDVATGKSGVVVSNTAGASKVGREILAKGGNAVDAAIGVAFGLQVTWPEAGNIGGGGFMMIAPPDEEVVCVNYRETAPASVDEYSFDKWKQRHHSRMAGVPGTVRGMALAHEKYGKLPWDEIIKPCVALARDGFVVDEHLAYSLNSVLKLKSIQTEPRFAELRRVYGHPAGRFWKTGDVLVQPDLADTLELIAVQGPNAFYDGSIADKIVAEMKRSGGLISKSDLKNYTAEIQPAISGKIGQFEIFGAAPPSSGGITVLMQLRMLAAIPLPAAADAFWTTDQVHYLVEAMRRGFRERAAWLGDPRFVEIPKQLLTDEHAIELAKTIRPDVATPSEAIAGSIPLSEGPYESPETTHFSVIDADGLAVSNTYTLEGTFGCRIVVPGTGFLLNNEMGDFNWYPGYTNKEGKIGTAANLLAPGKRMLSSQSPTIVRVDGQAKLLVGSPGGRTIINTVTEILVQTLFMNRSLEKAIEAPRFHHQWFPDEIRFESTSRGLFESMKTDLEARGHHVDLSPTRRQGAAHSIMIDLETGEATGVADWRRGGTAEALEQTPRPLSRQAAAVGE; from the coding sequence TTGACGAGGGTCGTTGTAACTCTTTTTGCAGCGTTCCTGTTCAGCGGCGTCGCCAATGCCCAGGCGAAGTTCCCGTTGCCGGATCGCACGCCTGTCGATGTGGCAACGGGCAAGAGTGGAGTTGTCGTATCGAATACAGCCGGAGCTTCCAAGGTAGGACGGGAGATACTTGCCAAAGGCGGCAACGCGGTCGATGCGGCGATTGGAGTCGCCTTCGGTTTGCAGGTCACTTGGCCGGAAGCTGGCAATATCGGCGGCGGCGGGTTCATGATGATCGCTCCTCCCGACGAAGAGGTCGTCTGCGTCAACTATCGCGAAACAGCTCCGGCAAGCGTCGACGAATACAGCTTTGACAAATGGAAACAGCGGCACCACAGCCGCATGGCGGGCGTCCCTGGAACGGTCCGCGGCATGGCGTTGGCTCACGAAAAATATGGCAAGCTGCCGTGGGACGAGATCATCAAGCCGTGCGTTGCCTTGGCTCGCGATGGATTTGTTGTCGACGAACACTTGGCGTACTCGCTCAATTCGGTGTTGAAGCTGAAGTCGATTCAAACCGAACCGCGGTTCGCCGAACTGCGGCGAGTCTACGGCCATCCCGCAGGCAGGTTCTGGAAGACAGGAGACGTGTTGGTTCAACCCGACCTAGCAGACACGCTGGAATTGATCGCAGTTCAGGGGCCAAACGCTTTTTATGATGGATCCATCGCCGACAAGATTGTGGCCGAGATGAAGCGCAGCGGTGGTCTGATCTCCAAAAGCGACTTAAAGAACTACACCGCCGAGATCCAGCCAGCGATCTCCGGCAAGATCGGCCAGTTTGAAATTTTCGGAGCCGCTCCGCCGTCGTCGGGTGGGATCACAGTGTTGATGCAATTGCGGATGCTCGCAGCGATTCCGCTGCCAGCGGCGGCGGATGCTTTCTGGACAACCGATCAGGTTCATTATTTGGTCGAAGCGATGCGACGTGGCTTTCGCGAACGGGCTGCCTGGCTGGGCGATCCCCGATTCGTCGAGATTCCAAAACAGCTACTCACCGATGAGCACGCGATCGAACTTGCCAAAACCATTCGCCCCGACGTCGCAACGCCTAGCGAAGCGATCGCCGGATCGATCCCGCTGAGCGAAGGGCCCTACGAGAGCCCCGAGACGACTCATTTCTCGGTCATCGATGCCGATGGCCTCGCCGTCAGTAACACCTACACTTTGGAAGGAACTTTCGGCTGCCGGATCGTCGTTCCCGGAACCGGTTTTCTGCTGAACAACGAGATGGGCGACTTCAATTGGTATCCCGGTTACACCAACAAGGAAGGGAAGATCGGAACCGCCGCGAATCTGCTGGCTCCCGGAAAACGGATGCTTAGCTCCCAATCGCCGACGATTGTTCGCGTCGATGGCCAGGCAAAACTTTTGGTTGGCAGCCCCGGCGGCCGGACGATCATCAACACCGTGACGGAGATCTTGGTCCAGACGTTGTTTATGAATCGATCGCTCGAAAAAGCGATCGAAGCCCCGCGGTTTCACCACCAGTGGTTCCCCGACGAGATCCGTTTCGAATCGACTAGCCGTGGATTATTCGAATCGATGAAGACCGATCTGGAAGCCCGCGGCCATCACGTCGATCTGTCGCCCACACGCCGCCAGGGGGCCGCTCATAGCATCATGATCGACCTGGAGACCGGCGAGGCGACGGGCGTCGCCGATTGGCGTCGCGGAGGCACTGCGGAAGCTCTGGAACAGACGCCGCGGCCGCTCTCACGCCAAGCTGCCGCGGTCGGTGAATAA
- a CDS encoding RNA polymerase sigma factor yields the protein MTLSDIDRQLLDRCLDNEPQSWEAFIDRFLGLVVHVVNHTATSRGVTLPVAERDDMVAEVFLTLVNNDRAVLRRFRRQSSLATYLTVIARRVIVHQLATAQRLAAQKNRIASEETQISPVEQQVEDRDQLEQMLARLDPKEADVVRMHHLEGKTYREIGNHLGLPENSVGPMLSRARDKMRQSQPGV from the coding sequence TTGACACTCTCGGACATCGATCGACAACTGCTGGATCGTTGCTTGGACAACGAGCCTCAATCTTGGGAAGCGTTTATCGATCGCTTCTTGGGGCTGGTGGTGCACGTCGTCAACCACACCGCCACATCGCGCGGCGTTACGCTCCCCGTTGCGGAACGAGACGACATGGTTGCGGAAGTCTTCCTGACCCTGGTCAACAACGACCGAGCGGTGCTGCGTCGCTTCCGACGTCAGAGTAGTCTGGCGACCTATCTGACAGTCATCGCCCGCCGCGTGATCGTGCATCAATTGGCAACCGCCCAGCGGCTTGCGGCTCAGAAAAATCGCATCGCCAGCGAAGAGACACAGATCAGTCCGGTGGAACAGCAGGTCGAGGATCGCGATCAATTGGAGCAGATGCTCGCGCGGCTCGATCCTAAAGAAGCCGATGTGGTCCGGATGCACCATCTGGAAGGTAAGACCTACCGCGAGATCGGCAATCATCTCGGCCTGCCCGAAAACAGCGTCGGCCCAATGCTCAGCCGTGCCCGCGACAAAATGCGTCAAAGCCAACCGGGCGTCTAG
- the aroC gene encoding chorismate synthase, whose translation MTGNSFGQALRITTAGESHGPGNVVIIDGVPAGIPFSVDDLLPDLARRRPGQSKIVTQRKESDEPEILAGVFEGRTTGTSVAILIRNQDQRSKDYSDIKDKYRPGHADFTFDQKYGFRDYRGGGRSSARETTARVAAGALAKKILAEAFGGRVLGYVAQVGDLKAEIADPASVTLQQVEEFADGQPNIVRCPDEAVAQQMIAKIEEVRKAGDSIGGAAEIVAANIPAGLGEPVFDKLKADLAKALFSLPAVLGVEYGIGFGCVTMRGSEHNDLFTTGEDGQITTKSNRHGGMLGGISTGLPIVLRAAVKPTSSLPIEQATVTSSGEATTIRTRGRHDPCLLPRFIPMAEAMVAIVISDHWLRWRAQNAWSPGTE comes from the coding sequence ATGACAGGCAACTCGTTCGGACAGGCACTGCGAATTACGACAGCTGGCGAGAGCCACGGCCCCGGTAACGTCGTGATCATCGACGGCGTCCCCGCTGGAATTCCGTTTTCAGTCGACGACCTGCTGCCCGATCTGGCTCGCCGCCGGCCCGGCCAAAGCAAGATCGTGACGCAGCGGAAGGAGTCGGATGAACCGGAGATCCTCGCTGGCGTCTTCGAGGGGCGGACCACGGGGACCAGCGTAGCGATCTTGATCCGCAACCAGGATCAACGCAGCAAAGACTACTCCGACATCAAAGACAAATATCGGCCGGGGCACGCCGATTTCACGTTTGATCAGAAGTATGGTTTCCGCGACTACCGCGGCGGCGGACGTTCGAGCGCTCGCGAAACGACAGCCCGCGTGGCGGCTGGGGCGCTAGCGAAGAAGATCCTCGCCGAAGCGTTTGGCGGCCGCGTGTTGGGCTACGTGGCGCAGGTGGGGGATCTGAAAGCGGAGATCGCCGATCCGGCGAGCGTCACGCTGCAGCAAGTGGAAGAGTTCGCCGACGGCCAACCGAACATCGTCCGCTGTCCCGACGAAGCGGTCGCCCAGCAGATGATCGCCAAGATCGAAGAGGTCCGCAAAGCGGGCGATTCGATCGGCGGTGCGGCGGAGATCGTGGCGGCCAACATCCCGGCGGGACTGGGCGAACCGGTGTTCGATAAATTGAAAGCCGATCTGGCCAAGGCGTTATTCAGTCTGCCCGCGGTCTTGGGAGTCGAATACGGGATCGGGTTTGGGTGTGTGACGATGCGTGGCAGCGAACACAACGACCTGTTTACCACCGGCGAAGATGGCCAGATCACAACCAAGTCGAACCGGCACGGCGGCATGTTGGGAGGTATCTCGACGGGGTTGCCGATCGTGCTTCGCGCGGCGGTCAAACCGACCAGCAGCCTGCCGATCGAACAGGCGACGGTGACCAGTTCGGGCGAGGCGACGACGATCCGCACGCGCGGCCGCCACGATCCCTGCCTGCTGCCGCGGTTCATCCCGATGGCCGAAGCGATGGTCGCGATCGTGATCTCCGACCACTGGTTGCGATGGCGGGCGCAGAACGCTTGGTCGCCGGGAACCGAGTGA
- a CDS encoding ferredoxin family protein, which yields MTHVVAQPCFGCKYTDCVVVCPVECFYEGEKMLYIHPEECIDCEACVPECPVEAIFHEDNVPDEWSEYTQMNADEAEKCEVITEKKEPLADQ from the coding sequence ATGACTCATGTAGTAGCTCAACCTTGCTTCGGTTGCAAATATACAGATTGCGTTGTCGTCTGCCCCGTCGAATGCTTTTACGAGGGTGAGAAGATGCTTTACATCCACCCCGAAGAATGCATCGATTGCGAAGCGTGTGTACCCGAATGCCCCGTCGAAGCGATCTTCCACGAAGACAACGTTCCCGACGAATGGTCGGAATACACTCAGATGAACGCTGACGAAGCGGAGAAGTGTGAAGTGATCACCGAGAAGAAAGAACCGCTGGCCGACCAATAG
- a CDS encoding family 16 glycoside hydrolase — protein MANDPIDLLAPGLRGWTIADRFDFAERGEISLDSGTLSIGKGRPASGLSYRGPQPGDFYRIAWEARRTVGSDFFCGLTFPIRGSHATLIVGGWGGGVIGISNIDNMSAVENPTTEYREFELNRWYRFEMEVNKTAVLFAIDGERVIDLDHDEHKYSVWWEQEQMAPIGLATWDTASEIRKLTLTNLDG, from the coding sequence ATGGCCAACGACCCCATCGATTTGCTGGCACCAGGATTGCGCGGTTGGACGATCGCCGATCGCTTTGATTTTGCAGAGCGAGGCGAGATCTCGCTCGACTCCGGAACGCTTTCGATCGGCAAGGGCCGACCAGCCAGTGGGCTCAGCTATCGCGGGCCGCAACCGGGCGACTTCTACCGCATCGCTTGGGAGGCTCGCCGCACCGTCGGCAGCGACTTCTTCTGCGGCCTGACCTTTCCGATCCGCGGCAGCCACGCGACGTTGATCGTCGGCGGCTGGGGGGGCGGTGTGATCGGGATCTCGAACATCGACAACATGTCGGCTGTCGAAAACCCGACGACCGAATATCGCGAGTTCGAACTGAACCGCTGGTATCGGTTTGAGATGGAGGTCAACAAGACGGCGGTGCTGTTTGCGATCGATGGCGAGCGAGTGATCGATCTGGATCACGACGAGCACAAATATTCGGTCTGGTGGGAACAGGAGCAGATGGCGCCGATCGGGCTGGCCACCTGGGATACCGCCAGCGAGATCCGCAAGCTGACGCTGACGAATCTCGACGGCTGA
- a CDS encoding Fur family transcriptional regulator has product MSDSAPLEKVAVSLTPQERFEEFLQSRGQRNTEQRRFLVDRVFSNHEHFDVDSLIEQLPRKGQENYVSRPTVYRALKEFVDAGLLRCFQLEGRSVYEHDYGYPQHDHLYCTRCQKLIEFTSDEMMKIRDQVAVQHSFRVTSHRLIIQGVCQDCSRRRKKRKQDLI; this is encoded by the coding sequence GTGTCCGATTCAGCCCCACTTGAAAAAGTTGCCGTCTCGCTGACTCCCCAAGAGAGATTTGAGGAGTTTTTGCAAAGTCGCGGACAACGGAACACCGAGCAGCGACGTTTTTTGGTCGATCGCGTGTTCAGCAATCACGAGCACTTCGATGTCGATTCGTTGATCGAACAACTGCCGCGCAAGGGTCAAGAAAATTACGTTAGCCGCCCAACGGTCTATCGTGCGCTGAAAGAATTTGTCGACGCAGGACTATTGCGTTGCTTCCAATTGGAAGGACGTTCGGTCTACGAACACGATTACGGGTATCCGCAGCACGATCATCTGTACTGCACCCGTTGCCAGAAATTGATCGAGTTCACCAGCGACGAAATGATGAAGATTCGCGATCAGGTCGCTGTCCAACACAGCTTCCGAGTGACCAGCCATCGCTTGATCATTCAAGGCGTCTGCCAAGACTGTTCGCGTCGGCGGAAAAAGCGAAAACAGGACCTAATCTAG
- a CDS encoding flagellar biosynthesis anti-sigma factor FlgM, translating to MQIFGPYRVSTPQPTNNVSRTNQVVENRATSGSSQPIDQLDLSSEAQGINRLSGANETGVVDGIRFDKVADIRRQIADGSYDTDDKLSAALDRLLDEVG from the coding sequence ATGCAGATTTTTGGTCCATACCGCGTGAGTACACCTCAGCCGACCAATAATGTTTCGCGCACCAATCAAGTTGTCGAAAATCGAGCCACCAGTGGCTCGAGCCAACCGATCGATCAATTAGACCTTTCCTCGGAAGCTCAAGGGATCAATCGTCTCTCCGGGGCCAACGAGACCGGCGTGGTCGATGGCATTCGGTTTGATAAAGTGGCCGATATCCGGCGGCAGATCGCCGATGGCAGCTATGACACCGACGATAAATTGAGCGCCGCGCTCGATCGGTTGTTGGACGAAGTCGGTTAG